In Citrus sinensis cultivar Valencia sweet orange chromosome 3, DVS_A1.0, whole genome shotgun sequence, the sequence TACGTGTAAGAGGTTAGCCAGCGTAGATTTGGCCAGCTCATTGATTATCTTGTCTTTTAGTATAACCCAGAACTTTATATAATTTCGTCTTTTGTGAGACCTTCTTCTGCTAatctatatataatttgaaaatctcCCCCGATAAGGCCATCTAGCTCGACGCAGCCAAGAACTTAATTATTTGTGGGCCcccaggaaaaaaaaatccgagATCAGATAAGAGATCATTGAtcacattgaaaaaaaaatacattatttaattaagggtTCATTAGGAAATCAAACAAAGCTGACTTGAGAGAGGTACACATGTACGTATCTCTTTATTACATCAAAACTAACCgataatgacaataattagAACGAGAAACATGTATAAATGGCAAGATTATTCAAACAAGCTACACATTTAGAACTTGGCCTCAAGATCTTTCACCACATCTGCGTCCAACTGGAATGCCTTTGAAAGAAAATCAGGATTGATTGGAGGATTGGCTCCGAAGACCGAGTTTGCCATGGTAATGACACCAGGATTCTGGCTGCTTAGAGCGGCGATGGCAACTGCATTTGTTTTTCCAATGTTGAACTGGAAGTGAATCAAACCAATTGGAAACACGAAAGCATCTCCCTTTTTCAGAACTTTTGCAATGAGTGTGTTGTTTAGCTGGTTTGATGTCACAAAACCAACATAAAGTGTTCCTTCCAAAACCGTCAGGATTTCAGTGGCACGAGGGTGAGTGTGAGGAGGGTTTTGGCCATAGGGTGCATAGTCAATACGGACTGCTGATATTCCGAGAGTGTTGAGTCCTGGAATTTGGTCaacatttgcattttttaCACTGAAGCCAAGTCGGTTTGCTGTGTTCCCAGGCTTGTCTAGCCCTGATAAGAAGAAATCTCCTGGCCTGGCAAGCTTGGGGTCCTTGCAGAACTTCCCGTTGACAAAGACTGCGTCCAAGAATTCAGAATATTAATTAGTAAGGTGAATTTGAGACCAACGTACACGTATACATAAACAagtttaaaagattttttaggACAGAGAAAATTGAAGTGTAAAAAATATACCTGCGTTCTTGGGCTCATCAATGGCTACACAGATATCCTGAAGAGGACTAGGGTCAAAGGCAGAGGCCAATGAAGAAGCCAAAATCAAGAGAGCAAAACCTGTAAGAAATTGAACATTTCTCATTGTGTTTAATTAGCTAGCTAGCTTTGGGATCTCACTCTGTTTAATCTCTGAACTTATTCTTATTGGCTTAGTGCGAGGTGAGAAATGTTGCAAGGTTAGCAACCCTATTTATAGATGAGGATT encodes:
- the LOC102615033 gene encoding germin-like protein subfamily 1 member 17, which encodes MRNVQFLTGFALLILASSLASAFDPSPLQDICVAIDEPKNAVFVNGKFCKDPKLARPGDFFLSGLDKPGNTANRLGFSVKNANVDQIPGLNTLGISAVRIDYAPYGQNPPHTHPRATEILTVLEGTLYVGFVTSNQLNNTLIAKVLKKGDAFVFPIGLIHFQFNIGKTNAVAIAALSSQNPGVITMANSVFGANPPINPDFLSKAFQLDADVVKDLEAKF